The genomic stretch CAATAACATTGGTAATGTAAAGACCATTGACGCAGCCATAATATAATTCCAATAACTAATATATTGACCTTTGAACGTATTAAGACCGAGGGTTAGCGTGAACATCTCCGTGTCTGACATCACAATTAAAGGTCGCATAAAATCATTCCAAAAGCCCATGAACACAAAAATTGCTTGAGCAGCTAGAGCCGGCTTGGCCAGTGGAAGAACGACTTTAAAGAATGTTCCAAATTTAGATAACCCATCTAGTTCCGCTGCTTCTTCAAGCTCTTTTGGAAAATTAATAAAAAATTGTCGCATCATAAAGATAAACGTTGCATTTACCATTGCCGGTACAATCATTCCCTGATACGTGTTTAACCAACCAAGCTCTTTTAAAATTAAAAAATTGGGAATCATAGTAACCTGTCCTGGGATCATAAGCACAGCTAAAATTATCATAAATATGCTCTTTTTCCCAGGAAAGCTAAGCCTAGCAAGTGCATATCCCGCCATCGAATTAAACAATAAATTTAAAGCTGTTCCAACAACAGCTATAAATAAACTATTAAACAACCAACGAGGGAACAATTTTTGTTCAATGAAAATTTGCTTGTAATTTTCGAAAGTAAAATCTTTTGGTATAAAGTTCATCGTTCCTGAAACAATTTCTTCTAATGTTTTAAAAGAGGCTGACATTGCCCAAATAAAAGGTATTAACGTAATCAACGCGTATACTGTTAAAACAACATAAGCAACAACTTTCCAGGCACTTTGGGTCTTTTTCATATCTTCCCCTCCTTAATACATGCTT from Bacillus sp. 1780r2a1 encodes the following:
- a CDS encoding carbohydrate ABC transporter permease — translated: MKKTQSAWKVVAYVVLTVYALITLIPFIWAMSASFKTLEEIVSGTMNFIPKDFTFENYKQIFIEQKLFPRWLFNSLFIAVVGTALNLLFNSMAGYALARLSFPGKKSIFMIILAVLMIPGQVTMIPNFLILKELGWLNTYQGMIVPAMVNATFIFMMRQFFINFPKELEEAAELDGLSKFGTFFKVVLPLAKPALAAQAIFVFMGFWNDFMRPLIVMSDTEMFTLTLGLNTFKGQYISYWNYIMAASMVFTLPMLLLYAFFNKYFVKGISFTGGK